In Plasmodium falciparum 3D7 genome assembly, chromosome: 6, the following proteins share a genomic window:
- a CDS encoding SWIB/MDM2 domain-containing protein: MELFDRGNLRNLFVGSCNEKDDIIKNLFVSAITPSIKDIDEKNYNLLGILNKYENEINSCINMSNYYINEAYSSNLKSEKVRRKLRIHIYTIYKDGQREVSFPSNINLADSHRIYNYVSPSTFTFNIHGYVLNLDENDKDLFEKEECLSRSKKIKSELNSNNSIKENGMNSKEMDSQNSYSDVDNISEISEQEIDYCSTSAMKFTSFFSTIIVMRDTETIIYDKKNKNYYDCDKLTFTRIVNENTKETMKIFLFLDQKIPFFELSPELKDFMKSSEETLSEIIRCIYAYSLENDLIDSSIMKTDEVLKSILEVDEYEFSELPKLLKKHISIQKPIVLEHVIDLENSEQSESIYDIVIDTFEPYVSFENGEYKKFLLDSHKFNKLLELLRINEKEYLMNNKLNEMSSNDEYKNVQKKKQVYNNSDDHKNSNEDQILSEIHETEKDIMQKENLDNNSEDISLSNIKESNNLTDVENDNEVIDENITKQIEEQENNDMILCNNTNNSDVKKETKGIEEKNFNKEDPRDQVFLQEQNNDKISSMGMSTFEMINGLQNEINELDEKIIKTLNKIKHKNGLRLHYKNFCENPCKFIDHFMNSKFSENMQNVNDNSYIYEQAANINNDNYYKLPWVHRGISKYLLIKNKNFDDILKSVLNSMNLECKRKENPNIYENINNTQGIMLNKTKDKHLKTLNNNYTQQNVLKNNSCEGISNKYMNYPQLVNNNNINTFQNFGNNINYINNNMQNPPYMVNMDIPNNVMHYNGQDNYNNLYNQQVTYPPQYMMNSNPYYNETMSSQNNMNQMYNMTAHMEQCPNGNFYNFNNNNNNNNNNNF; this comes from the coding sequence aTGGAACTATTTGATAGAGGAAATTTAAGAAATTTATTTGTTGGTAGTTGTAATGAAAAGGAtgacataataaaaaatttatttgtgTCAGCTATAACGCCAAGCATTAAGGAtattgatgaaaaaaattataatttgcttggaatattaaataaatacgAGAATGAAATAAACTCCTGTATTAATATgagtaattattatataaatgaagcTTATTCATCTAACTTAAAGTCCGAAAAAGTAAGACGCAAATTGagaattcatatatatacaatttataAAGATGGACAAAGAGAAGTGAGTTTTCCTTCAAATATAAATCTTGCAGATTCGCATagaatttataattatgttaGTCCATCAACATTTACTTTTAATATTCATGGTTATGTTTTAAATTTAGATGAGAATGATAAAGATTTatttgaaaaagaagaatgtTTATCACGttccaaaaaaattaaaagtgaATTGAATTCCAATAATTCCATAAAAGAAAATGGGATGAATTCAAAGGAAATGGATAGTCAAAATTCATATAGTGATGTTGATAATATATCTGAAATAAGTGAACAAGAAATTGATTATTGTAGTACTAGTGCTATGAAATttacttcttttttttcaaccATAATAGTTATGAGAGATACCGAAACAAttatttatgataaaaaaaataaaaactatTATGATTGTGATAAGTTGACATTTACTCGTATAGTAAATGAAAATACAAAAGAaacaatgaaaatatttctatttttagaTCAAAAAATCCCTTTTTTTGAACTATCTCCTGAATTAAAAGATTTTATGAAATCATCAGAAGAAACTTTATCAGAAATAATAAGATGTATTTATGCATATAGTTTAGAAAATGACTTAATTGATTCAAGTATTATGAAAACAGATGAAGttttaaaaagtatattaGAGGTAGACGAATATGAATTTTCTGAATTACCTAAACTTTTGAAAAAACATATTTCCATTCAGAAACCAATAGTATTAGAGCATGTTATTGATTTAGAAAATTCTGAACAATCGGAGAGTATTTATGATATTGTTATTGATACATTTGAACCATATGTATCATTTGAAAATggtgaatataaaaaatttttacttGATTCGCACAAATTTAATAAGTTATTGGAACTTTTAAGAATTAATGAAAAGGAATAtttaatgaataataaattaaatgaaatgaGTTCCaatgatgaatataaaaatgtgcaaaaaaaaaaacaagtgtataataatagtgaTGATCATAAAAATTCAAATGAAGATCAAATACTTAGTGAAATTCATGAGActgaaaaagatataatgCAGAAGGAAAATTTGGATAATAATTCGGAAGATATATCATTaagtaatataaaagaatcaAATAATTTAACAGATGttgaaaatgataatgaagtcattgatgaaaatataacaaaacaaatagaagaacaagaaaataatgatatgatattatgtaataatactAATAATTCAGatgtaaaaaaagaaacgaaaggtattgaagaaaaaaattttaataaagagGATCCAAGGGACCAAGTTTTTTTgcaagaacaaaataatgacAAAATATCGTCTATGGGTATGTCAACATTTGAAATGATAAATGGAttacaaaatgaaataaatgaattagatgaaaaaattataaaaacattaaataaaattaaacataaaaatggtTTAAGAttacattataaaaatttttgtgAAAATCCATGTAAATTTATTGATCATTTTATGAATAGTAAATTTTCTGAAAATATGCAAAACGTAAAtgataattcatatatttatgaacaGGCAgctaatattaataatgataattattataagttACCGTGGGTTCATAGAGgtatatcaaaatatttattaattaaaaataaaaattttgatgATATTCTTAAATCTGTATTAAATTCAATGAATTTAGAatgtaaaagaaaagaaaatccaaatatatatgaaaatataaataatactcAAGGAATAAtgttaaataaaacaaaggACAAGCATTTGAaaacattaaataataattatacacaacaaaatgtattaaaaaacaaTTCATGTGAAGGTATTTCTAATAAGTATATGAATTATCCTCAATtagttaataataataatattaatacatttcaaaattttggtaacaatataaattatataaataataacatgcAAAACCCCCCATATATGGTAAATATGGATATACCAAATAATGTTATGCACTATAATGGCcaagataattataataatttatataatcaacAGGTTACATATCCTCCCCAGTATATGATGAACTCTAACccttattataatgaaacCATGTCTtcacaaaataatatgaatcaaATGTATAATATGACAGCACATATGGAGCAATGTCCTAATggaaatttttataattttaacaataataataataataataataataataatttttaa